TGACTCGAACGGGAGCGTCAGCGCGAGTGGTGGCACCCGGCGCGGAAGCCTACAGCGGCTCAGCGACAGGAATCGCGCGCTCAGCGCGCGACCCGCACCGGCGCCCCGACGCACCGCCGAGCCCATCCGTCGCGAGATCCCTCCGCCGCCCGAGCCAGAGGTGTCCAACGACCACAACGAGCCGGAACAGGTCCAAGACCAGGCGGAAGACGAGCCAGAAGAAGACGAGCCGGAGGCGCCGCAGAGCGCCGGCGCGGGTGGCGCTGGCGCCGATCAGGACAGCGAGCAGGACGAGGAAGGCCCGCCTGCTCCCCTCGAGCGCCCGAAGCTCTTGAACCCTGGCGTGCTGCGCACGATCCCCGGCCTGCAGCGCTAGACGAACTGCAGCGCTAGACGAACTGTAGCGCTAGACGAACTGCAGCGCTAGACGAACTGCAGCGCTGGACGAACTGCAGCGCTGGACGACCTAGCTCGCCTTGCGCGGGATGCTGATGATGTTCTCGATCAGCACGCGCTTCATGCCTGTGAACTCGCTGAGCCGATCGAGGCGGTCTTCACCGTACGAGAGGTTGATGATCGCGAGGTCTAGATCGCAGATCCGCGCGAGGCTCGCGGCCTTGTTCGCGAGCTGCGTTGGATCGCTGATCTCCTGAGCCATGGCCTTGAGTCCTTCCGACCGGATCACACTCATCACGGCTTCGACCCAATACGCCGAGAGGCCGATGCGGACGTGTGCCAAGCCGATCCGCATACGGGACTCAAAGTACGCCTCCGCGTAGTCGCCGGCGAATAGCTCCCCCATCCACTGACGATGGGTCCGCTTCAGCTGGTCGACTCGCCCCTCGAGGAACTTCGCGGTGTCCGCGTTGCGGCCCAAGGTTTCGTAGAAGGCATCGGTGATGGCCGGTCCCAGTCGCTCGAAGATCGGGGCTAGGCTCTTCAGGTTCTCAGCGTCTTGCTCAGCGAAGCCCAAGAACTGCTTGAGAGCCTGAAAGGTCGCGTAGGTTGCGCTCATTTAGTTTCCCCCTGGAATTGATATCGTCTTCGCCATGAGGTCCACGCCACACCTGAGCTCTTCTGCCCAGGCGACGAAGCGACCGACCAGCTCTTTGCCCGGGAACCGAGCGCCGTGTTGTGGCGCGATCATCTCAATGTCGAGCCCCTTGACCATATTCGCCCAGAGTCGCATGGCAGCGTTGCAGGCCATGTAGCGCTCGTGGAAGCCCTGCATGAACTCGAGGTGAGCATCGAAGTTGGTCACCACATCGTAGTCCTGTCCCAGGGACGCGCCGAGGTCGCCCGTGTACAGGATCTTCGAGACTGGATCGTAGAGTTGAATGTTTCCGCAAGAATGCAGGAAGTGCGCAGGTAGGATCAACAGCTCCTGGCCACCGAGCTCGAAGCGCATGCCACCATCCGGGACCCCCGTCAGTCGGTCGATCACCAGACGGTCGAGGCCAAAGTGCGGAATGAAGCGCTTCCACACCGAGGGCGTGAAAGCGGTCGCGTCCGTCGTCATCAGCCACCCGTTCGTCGCGGCCACGATGTCGGGGTCCTGATGAGAGAGCAGGATGTACTTCAACTCCGCGCCCTTGAGCACCGACGTGGTGTCGGAGAGTACGCGGGAGTAAACCTTGTGGCCGCCTGGATCGAGGATCATCCCCTCCTTACCGTGAACCACCACATGTTGGTTCGCGGGCACCGCTTCGCCTTGATCGAACACTGGCAGTAGGACGTTCTTGTGTCCTTCGCTCTCGAATAAGACCGTACTCATTTTCCCGCCTCCTCAGTCCCCAACCGCGTTGGTCGCAGCGATCAACTCTTCCAGTGCCTCGCGGATATCCTTGGGCAGCGGTAGCTCCGCGGTGACCCCCAGGGTGAGCTGAGTGTCTCCAACGCTCAGCCGCACACCGGTAAGCCAACGCCCGTCGAACTCCACGCACACCGTGTGCGACTTGCCCGTCGACATCTGCGCGGCCTGCTCCAGCGCCAGCATCAATCGCGCTCCGATGCCTTCGGCAACGTCGGCTGTGAGCTTGCCTCGGGCGGCGACGACCAAGCCCTGCGGCTCCATCAGGAACGCGGAGTCAGCCTGCGCGATCCCGATACAGCCATCGAGCAACTGGTTCCACGCCTCGGCGCCGAACGCACGGCTCTTGCGCTGGCCTAGCTCAACGCCGCCGGGCAAGAAGCGCCGCGCGTCGAAGCGCACGTAGCGCGGTCGAGGGTCGAGGCGTGACGTGTTGTGGCTGTCCTCGCGCAGGCGACGCGACAGCTGTACTGCGAACTCCAAATCAGAGGAGGGCACGCTCTGGTCGTACGACATCTTGCTTCTCCATTGGGGTGAGCTGGTCCATCAGGCTTTCCACTTCGGAAGCCAACACTTCGAAGCGACGGGCTTCGGGTGAAACGGGTCCCGACAGGAACCCGACCGGTAGTCCACGCAAGCTCGCATCGGCGAACACGTTTGCGCGCGGAATAGTGGTGTCAGTGACAGCTTCGAAGCTGCTCCAGATATCCATCATCACAGCGTGGGAGGCGTCATTGTCGCGCTCGACCATCGTGGGCAAGATCCCCAGGAGCTGAAGCTTGGGGTTCTCACCGCCGCGTACGCGGTCGATCACTCTCAACACCTGAGACGTCGAGCGGAGCGCTAGGGGTTGCGCTTGAAACGGGATGAGCGCGAAATCGGCGAGCGTGAGCGCAGCGCGCGTGATCAGACCTAGCCCAGACGGGTTGTCTAGGATGGTTATCTCGAATCCCTGCTCGACCTTCGCCAATGTCGAGTCAAGTACACCGGTTGACGCGAGTGCTAGCTCGAAGTCACAGACATCCGTCGGGTCGAGTCTACCTCGCGGAAACAGCGAAAGGCGAGGCACTTTGGTCGGCAAGATCGCCTCTTCTGGCTGAATTTGCCCCATCAGGAGGTCCGCCAGACCGACGAGCTCCGTATCGCCTCGAGACAGCGCGTGACCAATACCTCCTTGCGGGTCCAGGTCCACGAGCAGTGTGCGACGTCCACGCTCAGCCAGCGCGAGCGCCAGGTTTAGGGCGACGGTCGTCTTTCCAACGCCGCCCTTCTGACTGACTATTGAGATTCTACGTGACATGATTTCCACCCAGCAATCTGTTGTTCGCGTCTCACTTCGGTCACGCCGCAGGCGCGATCCTGACAATTGATTCCACGCGGCTTCAACACGCCGCCAAAGTCCATCTGCAGCTCAGTCTGCAGGTGGCTCCACGATCCCCATGTCGC
This Polyangiaceae bacterium DNA region includes the following protein-coding sequences:
- a CDS encoding AAA family ATPase, coding for MSRRISIVSQKGGVGKTTVALNLALALAERGRRTLLVDLDPQGGIGHALSRGDTELVGLADLLMGQIQPEEAILPTKVPRLSLFPRGRLDPTDVCDFELALASTGVLDSTLAKVEQGFEITILDNPSGLGLITRAALTLADFALIPFQAQPLALRSTSQVLRVIDRVRGGENPKLQLLGILPTMVERDNDASHAVMMDIWSSFEAVTDTTIPRANVFADASLRGLPVGFLSGPVSPEARRFEVLASEVESLMDQLTPMEKQDVVRPERALL
- a CDS encoding FprA family A-type flavoprotein, with translation MSTVLFESEGHKNVLLPVFDQGEAVPANQHVVVHGKEGMILDPGGHKVYSRVLSDTTSVLKGAELKYILLSHQDPDIVAATNGWLMTTDATAFTPSVWKRFIPHFGLDRLVIDRLTGVPDGGMRFELGGQELLILPAHFLHSCGNIQLYDPVSKILYTGDLGASLGQDYDVVTNFDAHLEFMQGFHERYMACNAAMRLWANMVKGLDIEMIAPQHGARFPGKELVGRFVAWAEELRCGVDLMAKTISIPGGN